The Mesoterricola silvestris sequence GTACGTCAGCTGCTCGGCCACGGCGGAGACCTTGGTGCCGGTGGGGAAGGCGTAGGACGCCACCAGCTCCTGGCCGGTGTCGGAGGAGGAGCGGTTCGTGAGGGTGGCGCCGGCGCTGCCCCCGAGCTGCGAGAGGCCGAAGTAGTCGCTGTGGCGCTCGAAGCCGTAGCTGACCTTCAGGGGGCCCTGGGCGTAGGTGACGAGACCGGAATAGATGGTGGGGCTGATGGAGGGCGCGGCGGCGGTGGCCGTGGTCCTGCCCTCGTCCACGGAGATGCCCACCCGGGCGGAGAAGCCGTTCCACACGGGGGACCAGTACTGGACGCTGTTGCCCTGCCGGCGGTTGAAGGCGGCATCGGCCTTGCCGTTGACGCGGCCGCTCTGGGTCGTGGTGCCGGGGACGTTGAAGCCGGGGTTGGCGGTGAGGGCGTTGTCGAAGGGGCTCAGGCCGCGCAGGGGGCCCACGGCGAGGAGGGGGAACTTGTAGGGGGTGTCCCAGTTGCCGTAGAAGGCGGTGCCCCAGCTGCCCTTGAGGCCCACGGCCGAATTGCGCCCGGCCAGCGTGTTGGGCGCGTCCCCGTCGGGGCTGATGGCGCTCTCCACCTGCCAGAACACCTGCAGGTCCTCGCCCAGCTTCCAGGCGCCGCGGAATCCCAGGTTGGAGGTGCCCGACGTGATGCGCAGGCGGGACGGCAGGTCCAGGCCGGTGTAGGCGGATCCCGGCACCTGGGCGGCGCCGCCCAGCGCGGGCGTGAGGCCGGGGGCCGTGGAGCCCGTGGTCTTCACGCTCTCCAGGAAGGGCAGCAGGGTCCCGTAGATCTGCACGTCGGGGGCCTGCGCGGAGGCGGCCAGGGTCACCAGGGCCAGGACGAACGGTGGGAGATTGCGTCGCATGATGGCGCTCCTCGAAAAGGGTGGACGTGTCCCCCGGCGGTACAGGCCGCGGCACGGGGACATTCGTGGATCGGGGCGCTTGCCCCGGGAGGAAAAAAATGGGTCACTATGGGAATACGCCCAGTCGGGGATGCGCCCAAATACCATTTCGCACTGGGGACCATTTCAGGCCGATATGAGGGGATCCCCATGGACACGAAGCGGCTCACCTACTTCTGCACCATCGTCGAGCAGGGACAGATCAGCCGCGCCGCGCGCCTCCTCAACATGTCCCAGCCCCCGCTGAGCCAGCGGCTCAAGGAGCTGGAGGACGAACTGGGGGTGCAGCTCATCATCCGCGAAGGCCACGCCTGGCAGGTGACGGAGTCCGGGCAGCTGCTGTACGAAAGGGCCCGGCAGGTGCTGGACCAGCTGGGCGATCTCCCCTCGGAAGTGAAGAACGTCGCCGACGGCCTCTCGGGCACCATCCGCATCGGCACGTCCAGCGTCTGCGCCTCCACCTTCCTGAAGGTGCTGCCCTCCCTCCACCGGCGCTACCCGAGGCTGAAGTTCAGCCTTCTCATCTCCGACAGCTCGGACCTGGCGAACCACGTGGATTCCCGAGAGCTGGACTTCGCGATCCTGCTCCTGCCCGTGCCGGAGGAGGGCTACACGGTGCGCCTGCTGCCCACCGGAAACCTCGTGGTGGTCCTGCCCCCGTCCCTCGAGCCCGAAGGCATGCCCGAGCGGGTCGGCGTGGAGCACCTGGCGGGAATCCCCCTCCTGTGCATGCGGCGGTGGACCGGCGGCGGCACCTACGAATACCTGCTGAAGGCCTTCCAGGAGAAGAAGATCCGGCCGAACATCCTCCTGGACTGCCCCGACGTGCGCACCCTCCTGGGCTGCCTCCTGCGGGGCCTGGAGGCCGCGGCGATCATCCCCGCCTCGGAGATCCCCTCGACCCTGGGAGGCCGCTTCAGCATCCACCCCCTGGACCTTCCGGGCATGTCCCTCCACCCCGCCCTCATCCACCGCACCGACCGGTACCTCTCCCAGGCGGCGCGGGACGTCATCGAGACCATCGTGGCCGGCTAGGAGGGTCGCCACGTAATCGCACGTGTCCCCCCTCCCCGGATCATATCGAAGGGCAATGGAGGGCAGTTGGAAACGGTATTATCCGCGGCCGATCCGCCCGCGGTTTCATGGGGAATCCTTAAAGGAGGACCTCCATGTCACCAATTGCAACCGCCGTGAACGTCCACGACCTGCGGTCGGCCCTCGAACTCCTCGGGCAGCACGAAGGCCAGCTGCACCAGACCGACGTGGAGGTGGACCCCGTCGCCGAGCTCTCCGGCGTCTACCGCTACATCGGCGCGGGCGGCACCGTGATGCGCCCCACCAAGCTCGGCCCCGCGATGCTCTTCAACAACATCAAGGGCTTCCCGGGCTCCCGCGTCTCCATCGGCATGCTCGCCGACCGCAGGCGCGTGGCCCTGCTCCTGGGCACCACCGTGGACAAGGTTGGCACCGTCCTCTGCGAGGCCCTGAACAACCCCATCGTGCCCAAGGTGGTCAAGGCCGGCAGCGCCGTGTGCCAGGAGGTGGTGCACAAGGCCACGGATCCCGGCTTCGACATCCGCACCCTCATCCCCGCTCCCACCAACACCCCCGAGGACGCCGGCCCCTTCATCACCATGGGCCTGTGCTACGGCAAGGATCCCGAGAACGGCCAGGAGGACGTGACCATCCACCGCCTGTGCGTGCAGGGCAAGGACGAGATCTCCATGATGTTCGTCCCCGGGCGCCACCTGGACTCCTTCCGCATCAAGGCGGAGAAGGCCGGCAAGCCCCAGCCCATCTCCATCAGCATCGGCCTGGACCCCGCGGTGTACGTCGCCGCGTGCTTCGAGGCCCCCTCCACGCCCCTGGGCTTCAACGAGCTGGGCATCGCCGGCGCCGTGCGCGGCCAGGCCGTGGAAGTGGTGGAGTGCCTCACGGTGGACGCCAAGGCCATCGCCAACGCGGAGATCGTCATCGAAGGCTTCCTCCAGCCCGACGTGCGCGTCGTGGAGGACCAGAACAGCCACACCGGCAAGGCCATGCCGGAATTCCCCGGCTACAACGGCCCTGCCCACCCGAGCCTGCCGGTCATCAAGGTCACGGCCGTCACCCACCGCGTCAATCCCATCATGCAGACCACCATCGGCCCCTCCGAGGAGCACGTGAACCTCGCGGGCATCCCCACCGAGGCCTCCATCACCACCATGGTGGGCAAGGCCCTTCCGGGCTTCCTCCAGAACGTCTACGCGCATCCCTCGGGCGGCGGCAAGTACCTCGCCATCCTCCAGGTGAAGAAGGCCGTGCCCTTCGACGAGGGCCGCCAGCGCCAGGCCGCGCTCCTGGCCTTCTCGTCCTTCTCGGAGCTCAAGCACGTCATCCTCGTGGACGAGGACGTGGATCCCTTCGACACCAACGACGTGCTGTGGGCCATGACCACCCGCTTCCAGGCCGACGCCGACGTCATCGCCATCCCCGGCGTGCGCTGCCACCCCCTGGACCCCTCCCAGACCCCCGAGATGAGCCCGTCCATCCGCGGCAAGGGCATCGCCACCAAGGCCATCTTCGACTGCACCGTCCCCTTCGAGCTCAAGGCCCGTTTCCAGCGCGCCCAGTTCATGGAAGTCGACTACAAGCGGTTCCTCTAATCCGCCAACCCCCTTTTCCGGAGCCACAATGATCGGTCCTTTCGTCAACGGCGCGTCCGTCGTCCTCGGCAGCCTCACCGGCGCCTCCATGGGCAACAAGATCAGCGAGAACCTGCGCACCAAGATGCCCCTCGTGTTCGGGGTCTCCTCCATGGGCCTGGGCATCGCCATGATCGTCAAGGTCAAGTTCCTTCCCGCGGTGATCCTCGCCCTCCTGGTGGGCACCGCCATCGGCGAGCTCCTCCATCTGGAGGACTACATCATGAAGCTCGCCAGCAAGACCCGCGGCTTCATCGACACGTTCGCCAAGCCCGCCGAGGGCATCACCCACGAGGAGTTCCTGGGCAAGTTCGTGGCCATCCTGGTGCTCTTCTGCGCCAGCGGCACCGGGATCTTCGGGGCCATGAACGAGGGCATGACCGGGGACACCTCCCTGCTCATGGTCAAGTCCTTCCTGGACCTCTTCACCGCGGCCATCTTCGCCACGGCCCTGGGCTACTCGGTGGCCACCCTCGCGATCCCGCAGTTCGTGATCCAGGGCAGCCTCTTCCTCCTGGCCACCAAGATCCTGCCCCTGACCACCCCCTTCATGATCGCGGACTTCTCCGCCTGCGGCGGCCTCATCATGGTCGCCACCGGCTTCCGCATCGCGGGCATCAAGCCCTTCTCGGTGGCCAACATGCTCCCGGCGCTCTTCATCGCCATGCCCATCAGCGCCCTCTGGGTGCGCTTCATGGTGCACTAGGATGTCCGGTCCCAAGCGCCTCGTGGTCGGCATCAGCGGCGCAAGCTGCGCCAACCTCGCCATCCGGCTCCTGCAGGCCATGCGGGGGCAGGAGGGCTGGGAGACCGACCTGGTCACCACGGACGGCGCCCGCCGGACCCTGGAGCACGAACTCCACCTCGCCCCGGGGGAGCTGGAGGCCCTGGCCACCCGCATCCATGACGTCAGGAACATCGGCGCCACCATCGCCAGCGGCACGTACCGCACCGAAGGCATGGTCGTCATCCCCTGCAGCATGAAGACGGTGGCCGGCATCGCCCACGGCTACTCCGAGAACCTCCTCCTGCGCGCCGCGGACGTCACGCTCAAGGAGCGCCGCAAGCTGGTGCTCCTGGCCCGGGAGACGCCCCTGAGCGTCATCCACCTCCAGAACATGCTCACCCTGGCCACGATGGGTGTGGTGATCATGCCGCCCGTCCTCACGTCCTACCACGGACCCGCGTCCGTGGGGGACATGGAGGATCACCTGGTGGGGAAGGTAATGGCGGAGTTCGGGATGGAATACGAGAAGTTCAGGAGATGGAAGGGCTGAATGGCGGGGTGAGGCTCTGGCCGGATTGTTCGGAGCGGGTCGGAAGATTCATTGAAAAAAATCAAACGCTGGGGCGCTGAGATCTCGCTGGGGCGCTGGGGAAAAGAAGGAAAAAAGCTGAAGGATGGGTGGAACCGCGGAATCGTTCCCGAAAGAGATTGGTCCCCCAGCGCCCCAGCGAGATCTCAGCGTCCCAGCGTTTGGTTTTTTGCTGGCATACCCGGATCGCCGGTTCCGTGCGTTGACGTGAAGCGTTCCCTGGACACTCCCTGCACCGATCCGATCGGGAATGCCCCATCCCTGTTCAGACACAAGAGCCTTCTATTCCGCCAGCTTGCGAAGGGCCTCGCCCTCCACGCGGCAATGGAGCCATTCCCTCAGCACCTGGGCGCCCTGGCTCTCGTAGAACTCGATGGAGGGCTGGTTCCAGTCCAGCACGGACCAGGTGTACCGGGTGCAGCCCCGCTCCAGGGCGATGGCGGCCAGGCGCTTCAGGAGCGTCCTGCCGATGCCGTGGCCCCGGAACTCGGGTCGGACGAAGAGATCCTCCAGGTACAGCGAGGGCTTGCCCTCCCAGGTGCTGAAGTTGTAGAACCACAGGGCGAAGCCGGCGGGGCGCCCCTCCCACTCGGCCAGGATCACCCAGGCCAGGGGCGCTTCCCCGAAGAGGGCGCGGTCCATGTCGGCTTCGGTCGCCACGGCCTTCTCGGGGGCCCTTTCGTACAGGGCCAGTTCCCGCACGTAGGCGAGGATGAGGGGGATGTCGGCGGGGGCGGCGGGGCGGAGGGTGAGCATCACTTCCCCGGCTTGGCGGCGTCCAGTTCGGACGCGAGGACGGCCGTCTCGGCCGGGGTGAGGGCGGGGGCGCCGTCCTTCAGGAGCGAGATGAAGGCCTGGATCTCGGCGGGGCTGCCGGGATAGCCGATGTTCTCCGCGGGGCCGCCGGCGATGGGGCGGATGGAGGAGGAGCGCGGCGCGCCCTGGGCGTCCAGCACCAGGTAGAAGGGGATCCCGGTCTTCGCGCCGGCGGTCCAGGTGGCGTACAGCTCCGCGGCGCCGGGGTTGTCCAGCTCCTTCTTGGGCCCGCGCTCCTGGATGGTGAGCCACTGGGTGACGAAGTGGCGGTCCATGATCTCCTTCACCGCGGGCCGGGCCAGGACGGCCTCCAGGCGCCGGCACCAGGAGCACCAGGAGGCGTGGAAGGCCACCAGCACCGTCCGCCCCGAGGGCGCCGCCGCGGCCTGGGCCTCCCGGAGGAGATCCTGGGCGGGCCGGGGTTGCCCCGCGAGGGCGGGGGTGGCGGCGAGGGCCACGAGGGCGGCTGGGAGCAGGGGAAGGCGCGGCACGGCAGGTCCTTTCAGCGGTCCTCGATCATAACCTGCGGGCAGATCCCCTTCATCCCCTTGATCGGCGTCCATCCCTGTTCAGCAGGGCCGGGGCGGGGATGGGTCGGGGGACCCGGGTAACGGGAGCGCCTACCCAATCCATCGCCGGCCCTGCTCAACAGGGATAAACGCCGATGTCGGGGATAAAAGGGATGGAGGCACCTGGGTGGGCCTGGGGACATCATCTGGGGAATCATCACAAAAGCAGTGCCTTTTCGTTGACTTCCCCGGGAGTACTCCTAACCTTTGACCAGTTTCCAGCATTGATTGAATATTTCATAAAAATGGGTCTCAATCTCATTTCCGAGGAGGCTGCATGTCGGTGCCAAGGGAGTCCCTGTGGGAGACCATGAAGGGGAAGGGCTACAGCCGTCGCGAGTTCATGGAGTTCTGCGGCTTCGCGGCGGTGGCCGCGGGGCTGGGGACCCAGGCCACCGCGGCCGTCGCGGCCACCTTCGAGAAGAAGGGCCGGCCCCCGGTGGTGTGGCTCCACTTCCAGGAGTGCACCTGCTGCAGCGAATCCTTCATCCGGGGATCCCACCCGGTGGTGGCCGACGTGCTCCTGGACGCCATCTCCCTGGACTATACCCAAACCCTCCAGGCCGCCTCGGGCGCCGCGGCGGAGAAGTGCCTCCACGACACGATGAAGAACTACCCCGGCAAGTACATCCTCCTGGTGGAGGGCTCCGTGCCCACGGGCGCGGGCGGGGCCTACTGCTGCATCAACGGAGAAAGCGCCGAGGAGATCCTCAAGAAGGCCGCCAAGGACGCCGCGGCCATCATCGCCTGGGGCAATTGCGCCTCCTACGGCTGCGTCCAGGCCGCGAAGCCCAACCCCACCAACGCCACGGCCATCTCGAAGCTGGTGGGCAAGCCCGTGATCAACGTCCCCGGGTGCCCGCCCATCGCCGACGTCATGGCCGCGGTGGTCACGCACATCCTGATGTTCGGGCGCGGGCCCGAGCTGGACGCCCAGGGCCGGCCCAAGGAATTCTACGGGCGCCGGGTGCACGACACCTGCTACCGCCGCCCCTACTACGACGCCGGGCTCTTTGTGGACGCCTGGGACGACGAGGGCGCGCGCAAGGGGTACTGCCTGTTCCGCATGGGCTGCCGGGGGCCGGTGACCTACAACGCGTGTTCGGTGACCAAGTGGAACGGGAGCGTCAGCTATCCCATCCAGTCCGGCCACGGCTGCATCGGGTGCTCGGAGAACGGGTTCTGGGACAACGGGCCCTTCTACCGCCACCTGCCCCACACCCCGGGCTTCGGCATCGAATCCACCGCCGACACCATCGGCCTCGGGCTGGGCATCGGGGTGGCGGTGGGGGTCGCCGCCCATGCCGTCACCACCAACATCCGCAAACGCCCGCTCATCGCCGAGACGGTGAAGGAATCCTCCCCCGCGGGCCAGACTGAAGACGAAGGGGCCAAGTGATGACCAAGCGCATCGTCATCGATCCCGTCACCCGCATCGAGGGCCACCTCCGCATCGAGGCGGTGGTGGAGAACGGCGTCGTGAAGGACGCCTTCAGCGCCGGCACCATGGTCCGCGGCATCGAGAAGATCCTCAGGGGCCGCGATCCAAGGGATGCCTGGGCCTTCACCGAGCGCGTCTGCGGCGTGTGCACCACGGTCCACGCCCTGGCCAGCTGCCGCAGCGTCGAGGACGCCCTGGGCATCGAGGTGCCGAAGAACGCCGAACTGGTGCGAAACCTCATGTTCTGCGCGCAGTTCATCCAGGACCACGTGGTCCACTTCTACCACCTGCACGCCCTGGACTGGGTGGACGTGGTGAGCATGCTCAAGGCCGACCCCGCGGCCGCGTCCAGGATCGCCCAGTCCCTTTCCGCCTGGCCCCGGTCCAATCCCGGCCACTTCGCCGCCGTGCAGACCCGCCTGAGGAAGTACGTGGAAAGCGGCCAGCTGGGGATCTTCGCCAACGGCTACTGGGGCCACAAGGCCTACAAGCTCCCGCCGGAGGTGAACCTCATCGCCGTGTCCCACTACCTGGACGCCCTGGAGTGGCAGAAGGAGATCGTGAAGATCCACGCCATCTTCGGCGGCAAGAACCCCCACCCCAACTACCTGGTGGGCGGGGTGCCCTGCTCGTTCAACATCGACGAGGTCAACGCCATCAACACCGAGCGCCTCAACCACGTGGCCAGCCTCATCAAGGACGCCATCACCTTCGTGGAGCAGGTGTACGTGCCCGATCTCCTGGCCATCGCCGGGTTCTACAAGGACTGGGCCGCCATCGGCGGAGGCCTGGAGAACTACCTGGCCTACGGGGACCTGCCCACCCGGGGCATCCGGGACGTGGGTTCCTTCCTGCTCCCCCGGGGCGCCATCCTGGGCCGCAACCTCAACGAGGTCCACGAGGTCAACGGCCGGGACGAGAAGGAGATCAGGGAGTACATCTCCCACTCCTGGTACAAGTACGGCGGCGGGGACCAGGTCGGCCTCCACCCCTTCAAGGGCGAGACCGAGTTCAACTACACTGGCCCCAAGCCCCCGTACGACCAGCTCAACGTGGAGGGGAAGTACTCCTGGCTCAAGACGCCGCGGTGGAAGGAGCATCCCATGGAGGTGGGCCCCCTGGCCCGGATGCTGGTTGCCTACGCCAAGGGCGACACCGACGTGAAGGAGCTGGTGGGGGTGGTGCTGGGCAAGCTGGACGTGCCCATCGGCGCCCTCTTCTCCACCCTGGGCCGCACCGCGGCGCGGGGCGTGGAGACCCAGGTGGTGGCGCACTGGATGAAGGGGTTCTTTGACGAGCTGGTCGCCAACCTCAGGAACGGCGAGGTCCGCACCCACACCCGCTACCACTGGGACCCCGACACCTGGCCCGCCGCGGCCGAGGGGGTGGGCCTCACCGAGGCCCCCCGGGGAGCCCTGGCCCACTGGATCAGCATCAAGGACAAGGTCATCGACAACTACCAGCTGGTGGTGCCCAGCACCTGGAACGCCTCCCCCCGGGACGCCCAGGGGCAGCGGTCCTCGTACGAGGCCGCCCTGATCGGGACGCCCGTGGCCAACGTGGACCAGCCGGTGGAGATCCTCCGGACGGTCCATTCCTTCGATCCCTGCCTGGCCTGCGCCGTGCACCTGTACGACCCCACCGGCCGGCAGATCCACCAGGTCCAGTTCAACTGAGCGGAGGGGACATGCCGGCCGCCACCTACAAGCGCGTCTATGTGTGGGAGCTGCCCGTGAGGGCCTTCCACTGGATCAACGGCTTCGCCGTGACGGCCCTGATCGTCACGGGCTACTTCATCGGCAACCCCATCCACGTGGGGTTCGC is a genomic window containing:
- a CDS encoding porin, yielding MRRNLPPFVLALVTLAASAQAPDVQIYGTLLPFLESVKTTGSTAPGLTPALGGAAQVPGSAYTGLDLPSRLRITSGTSNLGFRGAWKLGEDLQVFWQVESAISPDGDAPNTLAGRNSAVGLKGSWGTAFYGNWDTPYKFPLLAVGPLRGLSPFDNALTANPGFNVPGTTTQSGRVNGKADAAFNRRQGNSVQYWSPVWNGFSARVGISVDEGRTTATAAAPSISPTIYSGLVTYAQGPLKVSYGFERHSDYFGLSQLGGSAGATLTNRSSSDTGQELVASYAFPTGTKVSAVAEQLTYEADDTAAGAIRQYKRTNWYTLVQQQLGRHQLWAAYGRGSAGSAQRVGGGGASTDGLEGTQWSAGYSYAIAKNVDLFMSCFGMTNGRSGSLAEFPPVGTVAPGASTTGTGLGLLLTF
- a CDS encoding LysR family transcriptional regulator translates to MDTKRLTYFCTIVEQGQISRAARLLNMSQPPLSQRLKELEDELGVQLIIREGHAWQVTESGQLLYERARQVLDQLGDLPSEVKNVADGLSGTIRIGTSSVCASTFLKVLPSLHRRYPRLKFSLLISDSSDLANHVDSRELDFAILLLPVPEEGYTVRLLPTGNLVVVLPPSLEPEGMPERVGVEHLAGIPLLCMRRWTGGGTYEYLLKAFQEKKIRPNILLDCPDVRTLLGCLLRGLEAAAIIPASEIPSTLGGRFSIHPLDLPGMSLHPALIHRTDRYLSQAARDVIETIVAG
- a CDS encoding UbiD family decarboxylase, with product MSPIATAVNVHDLRSALELLGQHEGQLHQTDVEVDPVAELSGVYRYIGAGGTVMRPTKLGPAMLFNNIKGFPGSRVSIGMLADRRRVALLLGTTVDKVGTVLCEALNNPIVPKVVKAGSAVCQEVVHKATDPGFDIRTLIPAPTNTPEDAGPFITMGLCYGKDPENGQEDVTIHRLCVQGKDEISMMFVPGRHLDSFRIKAEKAGKPQPISISIGLDPAVYVAACFEAPSTPLGFNELGIAGAVRGQAVEVVECLTVDAKAIANAEIVIEGFLQPDVRVVEDQNSHTGKAMPEFPGYNGPAHPSLPVIKVTAVTHRVNPIMQTTIGPSEEHVNLAGIPTEASITTMVGKALPGFLQNVYAHPSGGGKYLAILQVKKAVPFDEGRQRQAALLAFSSFSELKHVILVDEDVDPFDTNDVLWAMTTRFQADADVIAIPGVRCHPLDPSQTPEMSPSIRGKGIATKAIFDCTVPFELKARFQRAQFMEVDYKRFL
- a CDS encoding DUF554 domain-containing protein, with product MIGPFVNGASVVLGSLTGASMGNKISENLRTKMPLVFGVSSMGLGIAMIVKVKFLPAVILALLVGTAIGELLHLEDYIMKLASKTRGFIDTFAKPAEGITHEEFLGKFVAILVLFCASGTGIFGAMNEGMTGDTSLLMVKSFLDLFTAAIFATALGYSVATLAIPQFVIQGSLFLLATKILPLTTPFMIADFSACGGLIMVATGFRIAGIKPFSVANMLPALFIAMPISALWVRFMVH
- a CDS encoding UbiX family flavin prenyltransferase; this encodes MSGPKRLVVGISGASCANLAIRLLQAMRGQEGWETDLVTTDGARRTLEHELHLAPGELEALATRIHDVRNIGATIASGTYRTEGMVVIPCSMKTVAGIAHGYSENLLLRAADVTLKERRKLVLLARETPLSVIHLQNMLTLATMGVVIMPPVLTSYHGPASVGDMEDHLVGKVMAEFGMEYEKFRRWKG
- a CDS encoding GNAT family N-acetyltransferase, which translates into the protein MLTLRPAAPADIPLILAYVRELALYERAPEKAVATEADMDRALFGEAPLAWVILAEWEGRPAGFALWFYNFSTWEGKPSLYLEDLFVRPEFRGHGIGRTLLKRLAAIALERGCTRYTWSVLDWNQPSIEFYESQGAQVLREWLHCRVEGEALRKLAE
- a CDS encoding thioredoxin family protein encodes the protein MPRLPLLPAALVALAATPALAGQPRPAQDLLREAQAAAAPSGRTVLVAFHASWCSWCRRLEAVLARPAVKEIMDRHFVTQWLTIQERGPKKELDNPGAAELYATWTAGAKTGIPFYLVLDAQGAPRSSSIRPIAGGPAENIGYPGSPAEIQAFISLLKDGAPALTPAETAVLASELDAAKPGK
- a CDS encoding hydrogenase small subunit, with the translated sequence MSVPRESLWETMKGKGYSRREFMEFCGFAAVAAGLGTQATAAVAATFEKKGRPPVVWLHFQECTCCSESFIRGSHPVVADVLLDAISLDYTQTLQAASGAAAEKCLHDTMKNYPGKYILLVEGSVPTGAGGAYCCINGESAEEILKKAAKDAAAIIAWGNCASYGCVQAAKPNPTNATAISKLVGKPVINVPGCPPIADVMAAVVTHILMFGRGPELDAQGRPKEFYGRRVHDTCYRRPYYDAGLFVDAWDDEGARKGYCLFRMGCRGPVTYNACSVTKWNGSVSYPIQSGHGCIGCSENGFWDNGPFYRHLPHTPGFGIESTADTIGLGLGIGVAVGVAAHAVTTNIRKRPLIAETVKESSPAGQTEDEGAK
- a CDS encoding nickel-dependent hydrogenase large subunit, with product MTKRIVIDPVTRIEGHLRIEAVVENGVVKDAFSAGTMVRGIEKILRGRDPRDAWAFTERVCGVCTTVHALASCRSVEDALGIEVPKNAELVRNLMFCAQFIQDHVVHFYHLHALDWVDVVSMLKADPAAASRIAQSLSAWPRSNPGHFAAVQTRLRKYVESGQLGIFANGYWGHKAYKLPPEVNLIAVSHYLDALEWQKEIVKIHAIFGGKNPHPNYLVGGVPCSFNIDEVNAINTERLNHVASLIKDAITFVEQVYVPDLLAIAGFYKDWAAIGGGLENYLAYGDLPTRGIRDVGSFLLPRGAILGRNLNEVHEVNGRDEKEIREYISHSWYKYGGGDQVGLHPFKGETEFNYTGPKPPYDQLNVEGKYSWLKTPRWKEHPMEVGPLARMLVAYAKGDTDVKELVGVVLGKLDVPIGALFSTLGRTAARGVETQVVAHWMKGFFDELVANLRNGEVRTHTRYHWDPDTWPAAAEGVGLTEAPRGALAHWISIKDKVIDNYQLVVPSTWNASPRDAQGQRSSYEAALIGTPVANVDQPVEILRTVHSFDPCLACAVHLYDPTGRQIHQVQFN